A single region of the Pseudomonas sp. B21-023 genome encodes:
- a CDS encoding saccharopine dehydrogenase family protein gives MSPRILVIGAYGNFGRIICRHLNQMPAVQLVIAGRNADSLSQLAARLNGSEGWCGDAMAPGFAQALRDLRIDWVIHTGGPFQGQPYRVAEACIEAGSHYCDLSDCRLFVNGIAQLNERAREAQVTLLSGCSSVPSLSSAILDEQRHHFGRIDRIEHGISSSAKMPGLSTIEGVLAYAGRPIRQWRDGRPCSVDGWLGLQLRHLPGLGWRLLHNVDVPDMDIFAQRYGARDLAFKAGSGLMLGGLANATLARLVKLGLVRDPLPWARRLHRLGSRFERWGDGKSAMYLDVRGLDPQGQPLRLQAQVSASDDKGPEIPSCAAVALIARVVAGYQPEPGARPCVGEISVEQYLAAIGEPDKVRYSVGLQRRRA, from the coding sequence ATGTCTCCCCGAATCCTGGTGATCGGCGCCTACGGCAACTTCGGCCGTATCATCTGCCGCCACCTGAACCAGATGCCCGCCGTGCAACTGGTGATCGCCGGCCGCAATGCCGACAGCCTCTCGCAACTGGCCGCACGGTTGAACGGCAGCGAAGGCTGGTGCGGCGACGCCATGGCCCCAGGCTTCGCCCAAGCCCTACGCGACCTGCGCATCGACTGGGTGATCCACACCGGCGGCCCCTTCCAGGGCCAGCCCTACCGCGTGGCCGAAGCCTGCATCGAAGCCGGCAGCCACTATTGCGACCTGTCCGACTGCCGGCTGTTCGTCAATGGTATCGCCCAACTGAACGAACGTGCCCGCGAGGCCCAGGTCACCCTGCTCAGTGGCTGCAGTTCGGTGCCGAGCCTGTCGTCGGCGATTCTCGACGAGCAGCGCCATCACTTCGGCCGCATCGACCGCATCGAGCACGGCATTTCGTCGTCGGCGAAGATGCCCGGCTTGTCCACCATCGAAGGCGTGCTGGCCTATGCCGGCCGGCCGATCCGCCAGTGGCGCGACGGCCGCCCGTGCAGCGTCGACGGTTGGCTCGGCCTGCAGCTGCGCCATCTGCCGGGCCTGGGCTGGCGCCTGCTGCACAACGTCGACGTGCCGGACATGGACATCTTCGCCCAACGCTATGGCGCCCGTGACCTGGCATTCAAGGCCGGCTCCGGGCTGATGCTCGGCGGCCTGGCCAACGCGACACTGGCGCGGCTGGTCAAGCTGGGCCTGGTGCGTGACCCGCTACCTTGGGCGCGACGCCTGCATCGGCTGGGCAGCCGCTTCGAACGCTGGGGCGATGGCAAGAGCGCGATGTACCTGGATGTCCGCGGGCTGGACCCGCAAGGGCAGCCACTGCGCCTGCAGGCCCAGGTCAGCGCCAGCGACGACAAGGGCCCGGAGATTCCCAGCTGCGCGGCGGTGGCGCTGATCGCCAGGGTCGTCGCAGGCTACCAGCCTGAACCGGGCGCCCGCCCCTGCGTCGGCGAGATCAGCGTCGAACAGTACCTGGCGGCCATCGGCGAGCCGGACAAGGTGCGCTACAGCGTCGGCTTGCAGCGCAGGCGCGCCTGA
- a CDS encoding DUF2269 domain-containing protein, which produces MSYLLLKYLHIIAAVFLFGFGMGSYLYLIAANRSGDPRVIAAVARMVVRFDAWITTPAGVLQLLTGYAMVSMGGMPWSADWLRAALLIFFAVGALWLPVLLLQKRLHTLAVQAVDSGAALGQAYQRLYRPWLWMGVVGFAGMFLIVLVMVTKQAPWQWL; this is translated from the coding sequence ATGAGCTACCTGCTGCTCAAGTACCTGCACATCATCGCCGCGGTATTTCTCTTCGGCTTCGGCATGGGCTCGTACCTGTACCTGATTGCCGCCAATCGCAGCGGCGATCCGCGGGTGATCGCCGCTGTGGCGCGGATGGTGGTGCGCTTCGACGCCTGGATCACCACGCCGGCGGGCGTACTGCAACTGCTGACCGGCTACGCCATGGTCAGCATGGGCGGCATGCCGTGGTCCGCCGACTGGCTACGCGCCGCGCTGCTGATCTTCTTCGCGGTCGGCGCCTTGTGGCTGCCGGTGTTGCTGTTGCAAAAACGCCTGCACACCCTTGCCGTCCAGGCGGTCGACAGCGGCGCGGCCCTGGGCCAGGCCTACCAGCGGCTGTATCGCCCATGGCTGTGGATGGGGGTGGTGGGGTTTGCCGGGATGTTCCTGATCGTGCTGGTGATGGTTACCAAACAGGCGCCATGGCAGTGGCTTTGA
- a CDS encoding cysteine desulfurase family protein, whose protein sequence is MPSTLLYFDYAATTPVDDQVIAAMLTCLGRESNFGNPASSGHSHGQAAREAVEHSRYQVAVQVGAQPDELVWTSGATESNNLALKGIAQGFAQPGHVITSQLEHKAILDTAAELERLGWAVTRLAPDARGLIQPQAVQAALRPDTRLVSLMAVNNELGTVTDFAAIGAIVREHGALLHVDAAQAVGKVRIDLAQQAVDLMSFSAHKVYGPKGIGALYVGPRARPAMRAQMHGGGHERGLRSGTLATHQIVGMGSAFALAGQPGAAEYQRLEQLARRLRDGLLAMPGVTLNGCAVQRIPHTLNLCIDAKGFNSLALAGELALSSTSACNSASNAASHVLLALGLDERQARNSVRLSVGRYTSEADVDTALAVFGRVIGAAAVALW, encoded by the coding sequence ATGCCCAGCACCCTGCTCTACTTCGATTACGCCGCCACCACGCCGGTCGATGACCAAGTCATCGCCGCCATGCTCACCTGCCTGGGCCGTGAGTCGAACTTCGGCAACCCCGCCTCCAGCGGCCATTCCCACGGCCAGGCGGCCCGCGAAGCCGTCGAACATTCCCGCTATCAGGTGGCCGTGCAGGTCGGCGCGCAGCCCGACGAGCTGGTCTGGACCTCCGGCGCCACCGAATCGAACAACCTCGCGCTCAAGGGCATCGCCCAGGGCTTCGCGCAGCCGGGGCATGTGATCACCAGCCAGCTTGAGCACAAGGCCATCCTAGACACCGCTGCCGAACTGGAGCGCCTGGGCTGGGCGGTGACCCGCCTGGCCCCGGATGCCCGAGGGTTGATCCAGCCCCAAGCGGTCCAGGCCGCGCTGCGCCCGGACACCCGCCTGGTATCGCTGATGGCGGTGAACAACGAACTGGGCACGGTGACCGACTTTGCCGCTATCGGGGCAATCGTCCGCGAACACGGTGCGCTTTTGCACGTGGACGCGGCGCAGGCAGTGGGCAAGGTTCGGATCGACCTGGCGCAGCAGGCGGTCGACCTGATGTCGTTCTCGGCACACAAGGTCTATGGTCCCAAGGGCATCGGTGCCCTCTACGTCGGCCCTCGCGCCCGCCCGGCGATGCGTGCGCAGATGCACGGCGGCGGCCATGAGCGCGGCCTGCGCTCTGGCACCCTGGCCACCCACCAGATCGTCGGCATGGGCAGCGCTTTCGCCCTGGCCGGCCAGCCCGGCGCGGCAGAGTACCAGCGCCTGGAGCAACTCGCCCGGCGCTTGCGCGACGGCCTGCTGGCAATGCCCGGGGTCACGCTCAACGGCTGTGCGGTGCAGCGCATTCCCCACACCCTCAACCTGTGCATCGACGCCAAGGGCTTCAACAGCCTGGCCCTGGCGGGCGAGCTGGCGCTGTCGAGCACTTCGGCGTGCAACTCGGCGAGCAATGCGGCGTCCCACGTGCTGCTGGCCCTCGGCCTCGACGAGCGCCAGGCGCGCAACAGCGTGCGCCTGAGCGTCGGGCGCTACACCAGCGAAGCGGACGTGGACACGGCGCTGGCGGTGTTTGGCCGGGTGATCGGCGCGGCGGCAGTAGCGCTCTGGTAG
- a CDS encoding CAP domain-containing protein: protein MRVPSVACLGLMLGLLAAPGSQAYAGEEAQLIDTINVYRSQAQRCGGEASLELPPLNSDTRLALSPEGTRDLQQAMTRAAYPMVNVQAISLSGPRDAKAAMKAIEESFCQVVLDPQFVDIGVSQEGRDWRIVLARPLLSGRLGDWQAEGQKLLQEINAARNLPRQCGGQPYPAAPALAWSATLAGVAANHTRAMANQNFFDHIDRDGRTPGDRAELAGYLYRQIGENIAAGRDTARKVVDGWLASPGHCATLMNADFRELGAAYAVDPKSDAGIYWTGLFGTPQ, encoded by the coding sequence ATGCGCGTCCCATCCGTTGCCTGCCTCGGCCTGATGCTGGGCCTGCTTGCCGCCCCCGGCAGCCAGGCGTATGCCGGCGAAGAAGCGCAACTGATCGATACGATCAACGTCTACCGCAGTCAGGCCCAGCGCTGCGGCGGCGAGGCTTCGCTGGAGCTGCCGCCGCTCAACAGCGACACCCGCCTGGCGCTGTCGCCGGAGGGCACCCGCGACCTGCAGCAGGCCATGACCCGCGCCGCCTACCCGATGGTCAACGTGCAGGCCATCAGCCTGTCCGGCCCACGGGATGCCAAGGCGGCGATGAAAGCCATCGAGGAGAGCTTCTGCCAGGTGGTGCTCGACCCGCAGTTCGTCGATATCGGGGTCAGCCAGGAGGGTCGCGACTGGCGCATCGTCCTGGCCCGCCCGCTGCTCAGCGGGCGCCTGGGCGACTGGCAGGCCGAAGGGCAGAAGCTGTTGCAGGAAATCAACGCCGCGCGCAACCTGCCGCGCCAGTGCGGCGGCCAGCCCTACCCCGCCGCCCCGGCGCTGGCCTGGAGCGCGACCCTGGCCGGCGTCGCCGCCAACCACACCCGGGCCATGGCCAACCAGAACTTCTTCGACCATATCGACCGCGATGGCCGCACGCCGGGCGACCGCGCGGAACTGGCCGGCTACCTGTATCGGCAGATCGGCGAGAACATCGCCGCCGGGCGCGATACCGCGCGCAAGGTGGTCGACGGCTGGCTGGCCAGCCCTGGGCACTGCGCCACGCTGATGAACGCGGACTTCCGTGAACTGGGGGCGGCGTATGCGGTGGACCCGAAGAGTGACGCGGGGATCTACTGGACGGGGTTATTCGGTACGCCGCAGTAA
- a CDS encoding GlxA family transcriptional regulator encodes MTPDLRLLILPLPEFALLPFGAFLDKLRFSADDEDYSRQRYCRWTVIGLDLAPVPSSSGAMVQVEATSAQVDWSAYDHLVLFGGRNASATAALAPRYRALLKQAAMAGVRLVCVDNAAFLLAACGLLDGHQVVVHWRHEAEFRVAFPRVRLLTGQLYCFDGSRITCAGGTAAIDLAVELIARASGRARALKGLADMLVDESRDSRHALRSLEAGAGEGRQVQRATALMRHHLAARLPVEALAAELGISRRQLDRQFQACHGMSAKAWWQELRLQQARWRLLNSSHSLAQIADEVGMGDASYLGKWVRRRFGCTALALRRSEPDSSRGKPAASV; translated from the coding sequence ATGACACCCGACCTGCGTCTGCTGATCCTGCCGCTGCCGGAATTCGCCTTGCTGCCCTTCGGCGCCTTCCTCGACAAGCTGCGCTTTTCCGCCGACGACGAGGACTACAGCCGCCAGCGCTACTGCCGCTGGACCGTGATCGGCCTGGACCTGGCGCCTGTGCCGTCCAGCAGTGGGGCCATGGTGCAAGTGGAGGCGACGTCCGCGCAGGTCGACTGGAGTGCCTACGACCATCTGGTGCTGTTCGGCGGGCGCAATGCCAGCGCCACGGCGGCATTGGCGCCACGCTACCGGGCCTTGCTGAAACAGGCGGCCATGGCGGGGGTGAGGCTGGTCTGCGTCGACAACGCGGCCTTCCTGCTGGCGGCCTGTGGCCTGCTGGACGGTCATCAGGTGGTGGTGCACTGGCGTCATGAGGCCGAGTTTCGCGTGGCGTTTCCCCGTGTGCGGCTGCTGACCGGGCAGTTGTATTGCTTCGACGGCAGCCGTATCACCTGCGCCGGCGGCACGGCGGCCATCGACCTGGCGGTGGAGCTGATCGCCCGCGCCAGCGGCCGCGCCCGAGCGCTCAAGGGCCTGGCCGACATGCTGGTGGATGAAAGCCGCGACAGCCGCCACGCCTTGCGCTCGCTGGAGGCCGGCGCCGGGGAGGGGCGCCAGGTGCAACGGGCCACGGCGCTGATGCGCCATCACCTGGCGGCGCGGCTGCCGGTGGAGGCGCTGGCGGCGGAGCTGGGGATCAGCCGGCGCCAGCTCGACCGCCAGTTCCAGGCCTGCCATGGCATGAGCGCCAAGGCCTGGTGGCAGGAGCTGCGCCTGCAGCAGGCGCGCTGGCGGTTGCTCAACTCCAGCCACAGCCTGGCGCAGATCGCCGATGAAGTGGGCATGGGCGATGCCAGTTACCTGGGCAAGTGGGTGCGGCGGCGCTTCGGTTGTACGGCGCTGGCGCTGCGCAGGTCCGAGCCGGACTCATCGCGGGGCAAGCCCGCTGCCAGCGTCTGA
- a CDS encoding LysE family translocator has protein sequence MALDTWLIYLLASIGLSLTPGPNSLLALTHGALYGARRTLFTIGGGVFGFSALIALTMFGLSALLQASASVLTVLKWVGGAYLVWLGIQLWRTPALHLELPRGSTALSNAGLFRQGCLSALANPKVLLFYGAFLPQFIDPQRGLLLQFVVMAATFASVECLVEYLLARLAFRIRPWLAKGGRGFNRACGGLFALIGVALPLGR, from the coding sequence ATGGCACTCGACACCTGGCTCATCTACCTGCTCGCCAGCATCGGCCTGTCCCTTACTCCAGGCCCCAACAGCCTGCTGGCCCTGACCCATGGCGCGCTGTACGGCGCCCGGCGCACGCTGTTCACCATCGGCGGCGGAGTGTTCGGTTTCAGCGCCCTGATCGCCCTGACCATGTTCGGCCTGAGTGCCCTGCTGCAGGCCTCGGCCTCGGTGCTGACGGTGCTCAAGTGGGTGGGCGGGGCCTACCTGGTCTGGCTGGGGATCCAGCTGTGGCGCACCCCGGCGCTGCATCTCGAGTTGCCCCGCGGCAGTACCGCGCTGAGCAATGCCGGGCTGTTCCGCCAGGGCTGCCTGTCGGCGCTGGCCAACCCCAAGGTGCTGTTGTTCTATGGCGCGTTCCTGCCGCAATTCATCGACCCGCAGCGCGGCCTGCTGCTGCAGTTCGTGGTGATGGCGGCGACCTTCGCCAGTGTCGAGTGCCTGGTGGAGTACCTGCTGGCGCGCCTGGCATTTCGCATCCGGCCATGGCTGGCCAAGGGTGGCCGGGGGTTCAACCGTGCCTGTGGCGGCCTGTTTGCGCTGATCGGCGTGGCCCTGCCGTTGGGGCGCTGA
- a CDS encoding RHS repeat domain-containing protein — MSSTNSVVHHPFGMDPCDHQNHPIFNATTQKRNAVDPRTGLFEAYVPLPSIVGGDGEGPVVDMSLFYSPLVNNHAGLGDGWSFAFTCYREEQQQLTLHSGEVLRVEKGKDLENLEKNGVAVMWDLKGTRVRVRYPDDRREWLEQVGSSKVWMPTSIGSHTGDVNLTWQQQTLEPSVKKKYAALLRGVEKTALEASYIRLAQISADSRMLVKLTYTDTKVTLAYWPDEASEHVSFTLSLADYALTRVDAPDGSACEFKYHDHAQCGRLLKELTTFEGVKEAVAYKDNGLTFKDNPKLSALPCVSQHTLTPRGGMSQPIVTAYAYQRDNDSDGQYSTTTTQGGGACKTVYRYDKTHERVKETTSEGACEITKEYSNQAGPNSFKAVTKVSYSTTSGGCRIINDESYFYSGRLVKKITPGAMHHFQVENDFSHLKAVFRKKGVELESSDVEVKNDYHTGPYDSFDDIIHGGIKVEFMGVTPDPINFAWGKFNFKFERLYEHKTSQIWSSTVAVMSFSDGQVAKVRELRRYDKQNRLEQISHHYKDADGRWVLISSKDFEVWVDELERCAETSNEGSETTSILSGRLITQTDVHDNQTTYTYDEHGRLKTLTRCAQSDTYQQVTTYSYPSAGRLEIIEPDGTQRATEDDGLGNLIAEYVRADANKPWRQTLKVDYDNRGRKSKTTRYDYLADGTQVSEWCELKYDNWNQECQQTYSTGQHVFNQYDPVAHTRTEWSGRATDKQRKVTTYNDDDTVANIVWTDAQGEECQLETLTYTHAAQVHTRTIEGAGSWRCTTYTYDAAGRLLKQAHDERASADAKEKTTYAYSYEYPANWLMTEPTKISLDGQALGERAFDSLGRVTRLSRGDISETYKYAGMNSVPESRTGADGVTLAFEYFPELGNEVKSVSGKSADDKQLGKQTFTYAHGSSSQATASEGGQVITFDHQRNQWTKQQAKLSAKASTTVSRSVSEGGRLLSETDAAGNKSVFSYNGKGQRDKVVVNGDTTTLHTTQHTYDERGRLENDTITLGGDKVTVTYAYDTGGQETQRRFTLDKAFDLSIKREYSGEGRLKSIELYDEQAKKTLGSHAYSYTVGGAVETCSSTGVWQPKTPKGTAISMQAFTYDNLGNVKTCISTFDKQSCTSTYTYDSAKGYRLQKVEHSHADYKPAVTIVYDAAGRVIKDAAGKTYAYDWLGRLVQSGSRHYTYDPLNRLASSADKEGATPHQLIHEGYRVRGEYPVGEHKDQRIVLPGSSACQVQKNKAGTSERTLFNLCDDDGSVLLSFDVVSRKPVHHAYSAYGAHSSDEQGALHGYNGEYREAEGDQYPLGSGYRWYAPQLMQFQAQDGASPFGQGGPNAYGYCDGDPVNHSDPSGQWKRRRQYWDYTDCEPAPMSLGKHGALISAIIFGGITVLSAVMTGGVSLMVTAALVTLAVVSAATAIAGAIVAESDPEASRILGWVSLGAGIAGGLAQMGRKITVLMVQLGRSGRQAARHLIQKGAGALRSLRQGPGRLPKTVVKPVPGALRNIVKESLGELRIGELDRFRPNMRNDYTGALRAIVKEDTPLRLAFKALGVGEVNTVMYGVTGVLGLTEAYEDGVIQTTNSWKNNFTALPWGDFGALFRK, encoded by the coding sequence ATGAGCAGCACCAACAGCGTTGTCCATCATCCATTCGGGATGGATCCATGTGATCATCAGAACCACCCGATTTTCAATGCCACCACGCAGAAGCGCAATGCCGTGGACCCGCGCACGGGGTTGTTCGAAGCCTACGTGCCCTTGCCCTCGATTGTGGGCGGCGACGGTGAAGGGCCTGTGGTGGACATGAGCCTGTTCTATTCACCCTTGGTCAACAACCATGCCGGACTGGGGGATGGCTGGTCGTTTGCCTTTACCTGTTATCGGGAAGAACAGCAGCAATTGACGCTGCATTCGGGGGAGGTGCTGAGGGTTGAGAAAGGCAAGGACCTTGAGAATCTCGAGAAGAATGGTGTAGCGGTGATGTGGGACCTCAAGGGTACGCGTGTCAGAGTGAGGTACCCAGATGATCGGCGCGAGTGGCTAGAGCAAGTGGGAAGCAGCAAGGTATGGATGCCCACGAGCATAGGCTCTCACACTGGCGATGTAAATCTGACGTGGCAGCAACAAACTCTTGAACCGTCGGTAAAGAAAAAATATGCCGCATTGCTTCGAGGTGTGGAAAAGACGGCACTTGAAGCCAGTTACATTCGCCTTGCGCAGATCTCGGCCGATAGCCGTATGTTGGTCAAGCTTACCTATACCGATACCAAGGTCACGCTGGCGTATTGGCCGGATGAGGCCAGCGAGCATGTGAGCTTCACACTGAGCCTGGCGGACTATGCCTTGACCCGGGTCGACGCCCCCGATGGCAGTGCTTGTGAATTCAAATATCACGACCATGCCCAATGTGGTCGCCTGCTCAAGGAACTCACGACATTCGAAGGAGTGAAGGAGGCGGTGGCCTACAAGGACAACGGGCTGACGTTCAAAGATAACCCCAAACTGTCGGCGTTGCCCTGTGTCAGCCAGCACACTCTTACTCCCCGAGGTGGGATGAGCCAACCTATTGTGACGGCCTATGCTTATCAGCGGGACAACGACAGTGATGGCCAGTATTCAACCACTACCACTCAGGGAGGCGGGGCGTGCAAGACAGTGTATCGCTACGATAAAACCCATGAGCGAGTAAAGGAGACGACCAGTGAGGGCGCATGTGAGATAACGAAGGAGTATTCAAATCAGGCAGGCCCCAATAGTTTTAAGGCAGTAACCAAGGTTTCGTATTCGACTACGAGTGGAGGGTGTCGAATAATAAACGATGAAAGCTATTTTTATTCAGGTCGCTTAGTAAAGAAGATTACTCCTGGTGCTATGCACCATTTTCAAGTGGAAAATGATTTTTCACACCTCAAAGCTGTTTTTCGCAAGAAGGGGGTCGAGCTCGAGAGCTCCGATGTAGAAGTCAAAAACGATTATCATACAGGTCCTTATGATTCGTTTGATGATATTATTCATGGGGGAATTAAGGTTGAGTTCATGGGTGTCACCCCGGACCCTATAAACTTTGCGTGGGGAAAGTTTAATTTTAAGTTTGAAAGGCTATATGAACATAAAACTAGTCAAATTTGGTCGTCAACCGTTGCTGTAATGAGCTTTTCTGATGGTCAAGTGGCGAAAGTGCGCGAGCTCAGAAGGTACGATAAGCAAAATAGGCTCGAGCAAATATCTCATCATTATAAAGATGCTGATGGTCGGTGGGTCCTTATCAGCAGCAAAGATTTTGAAGTTTGGGTAGACGAGCTTGAGCGGTGTGCCGAAACGAGTAACGAGGGGAGTGAAACAACCAGCATTCTCAGTGGCCGCCTGATCACGCAGACGGATGTGCACGACAACCAGACCACCTATACCTATGACGAACATGGCCGCCTGAAGACCCTTACCCGCTGCGCCCAAAGTGACACTTACCAGCAAGTGACCACCTATAGCTACCCCAGTGCCGGACGTTTGGAGATCATCGAGCCGGATGGCACGCAACGGGCTACCGAAGACGATGGCCTGGGCAACCTTATCGCTGAATACGTGCGCGCGGACGCCAACAAGCCTTGGCGCCAGACGCTGAAAGTCGACTATGACAACCGTGGCCGCAAGAGCAAGACCACCCGCTACGACTACCTGGCTGACGGCACCCAGGTCAGCGAGTGGTGCGAGCTGAAGTACGATAATTGGAACCAGGAGTGCCAGCAGACCTACAGCACCGGCCAGCACGTATTCAACCAGTATGACCCGGTGGCGCATACCCGCACCGAGTGGAGCGGCAGGGCGACGGACAAGCAGCGCAAGGTCACCACCTACAATGATGACGACACCGTGGCCAACATCGTCTGGACGGATGCCCAGGGCGAAGAGTGCCAGCTAGAGACGCTGACCTACACCCATGCCGCGCAGGTACACACCCGTACGATCGAAGGCGCAGGCAGTTGGCGGTGCACTACCTATACCTATGACGCTGCGGGGCGCCTGCTCAAGCAGGCCCATGATGAGCGTGCCAGCGCCGATGCCAAAGAAAAAACCACCTATGCCTACAGCTATGAATACCCCGCCAACTGGCTGATGACCGAGCCCACCAAGATCAGCCTGGATGGCCAGGCACTGGGCGAGCGCGCGTTCGACAGCTTGGGTCGGGTGACGCGGTTGAGCCGCGGCGATATCAGCGAAACCTACAAGTACGCAGGCATGAACAGCGTGCCGGAATCACGCACGGGGGCCGACGGTGTCACGCTGGCGTTCGAGTATTTCCCCGAGCTGGGCAACGAGGTCAAGAGCGTTAGCGGCAAAAGCGCCGATGACAAGCAGCTGGGCAAACAGACGTTCACCTATGCCCATGGCAGTAGCAGCCAAGCCACGGCGAGCGAGGGCGGGCAGGTGATCACCTTCGATCATCAACGCAATCAATGGACCAAGCAGCAGGCCAAGCTGAGCGCCAAGGCCAGTACCACCGTGAGCCGCAGCGTTTCCGAAGGGGGGCGTCTGCTGTCTGAAACCGACGCGGCCGGTAACAAGAGCGTGTTCAGCTACAACGGCAAAGGGCAGCGCGACAAGGTGGTCGTCAATGGCGACACCACGACGCTGCACACGACGCAGCACACCTATGACGAGCGTGGTCGCCTGGAAAACGACACGATCACCCTGGGTGGCGACAAGGTCACGGTGACCTATGCCTACGACACCGGTGGCCAGGAAACACAGCGCAGGTTCACCCTGGACAAGGCCTTCGACCTGAGCATCAAGCGCGAGTACAGTGGCGAAGGGCGGCTGAAATCCATCGAACTGTACGACGAGCAGGCCAAGAAAACGCTGGGCTCGCACGCTTACAGCTATACCGTGGGCGGTGCCGTGGAAACCTGCAGTTCGACCGGTGTCTGGCAGCCGAAGACGCCCAAGGGCACGGCGATCAGCATGCAGGCGTTCACCTATGACAATCTGGGCAACGTGAAAACCTGCATCAGCACCTTTGACAAGCAGAGCTGTACTTCCACCTATACCTACGACAGCGCCAAGGGCTATCGGCTGCAGAAGGTCGAGCATAGCCATGCCGACTACAAGCCCGCCGTGACGATCGTGTACGACGCGGCCGGCCGCGTGATCAAGGACGCAGCCGGCAAGACCTACGCCTACGACTGGCTGGGGCGGCTGGTGCAGTCCGGCTCGCGGCACTACACCTACGACCCGCTGAACCGCTTGGCCAGCAGTGCCGACAAAGAGGGTGCCACGCCGCACCAGTTGATCCACGAAGGCTACCGTGTGCGCGGCGAATACCCGGTGGGCGAGCACAAGGACCAGCGTATCGTGCTGCCGGGCAGCAGTGCTTGCCAGGTACAGAAGAACAAGGCCGGCACCAGCGAGCGCACCCTGTTCAACCTGTGCGATGACGATGGCAGCGTGTTGCTCAGTTTCGATGTGGTGTCGCGCAAGCCGGTACACCACGCTTACAGCGCCTATGGCGCGCACAGCTCGGACGAGCAGGGTGCCCTGCACGGCTATAACGGTGAGTACCGCGAGGCCGAGGGCGACCAGTATCCTTTGGGCAGTGGCTATCGTTGGTACGCGCCGCAGCTCATGCAGTTCCAGGCCCAGGATGGTGCCAGCCCATTCGGCCAGGGCGGGCCGAACGCCTATGGCTACTGCGACGGCGACCCGGTGAATCACAGCGACCCGAGCGGGCAATGGAAACGGCGACGCCAGTACTGGGACTATACGGACTGCGAACCGGCACCGATGAGCTTGGGCAAGCACGGTGCGCTGATCTCCGCGATCATTTTCGGTGGGATCACGGTGCTCTCGGCGGTGATGACCGGTGGCGTGTCACTAATGGTGACCGCGGCGCTGGTGACGCTGGCGGTGGTATCGGCGGCTACGGCGATTGCCGGGGCGATCGTGGCCGAGAGCGACCCAGAGGCGTCGCGGATCCTGGGTTGGGTGTCGTTGGGCGCGGGCATCGCAGGTGGGCTGGCGCAAATGGGCAGGAAAATCACCGTGCTCATGGTGCAATTGGGGCGTTCGGGCAGGCAGGCTGCCCGGCACCTGATACAGAAAGGTGCCGGTGCCTTGCGCAGCCTCCGGCAAGGGCCTGGTCGGCTGCCGAAGACTGTGGTCAAACCGGTGCCTGGCGCGTTACGCAACATTGTCAAAGAGTCCTTGGGTGAATTGCGCATCGGGGAGTTGGACCGCTTTCGGCCGAACATGAGGAACGATTACACGGGGGCTTTGCGGGCCATTGTCAAGGAAGACACTCCATTGCGGCTGGCCTTCAAGGCGCTGGGCGTTGGAGAGGTCAATACGGTTATGTATGGCGTGACCGGCGTGCTGGGGCTTACCGAAGCGTATGAGGATGGCGTGATCCAAACGACCAATTCGTGGAAGAACAACTTTACCGCCTTGCCTTGGGGGGATTTTGGGGCTTTGTTTAGAAAATAA